From the Aphelocoma coerulescens isolate FSJ_1873_10779 chromosome 23, UR_Acoe_1.0, whole genome shotgun sequence genome, the window aaggagAGCAggtacaaaaataaaagaaatccaTATACTCTGaaaatatactggaaactgCCACCACAGATGAGGTACCATTTATCCcgaccccccacccccaaactgCAAACATCAAAATATAtatgtttttaaacaaaagaagAATATCTGGCTATTTAATCTCAGTTAAAATGACAGCACCCTTTGTTACACTTGATATTTCACACCATTAAttctcttttgaaaaaaaaccaagataTCTAACTAACCTTGATTCCTTGCTTTTTTCCTCATTCCTTAGTGCAGTAATTGTCCATctccatttaaataaatatagcAGCTACAGCATCATAAATGTGTGGCCCTCACAACGTCAGTAACTTGATATCGTAATACAAAGAAGTATCGGCACTTGACGTAGATATTtgcaaaaccaagaagagaGATTAAAACTTCCAAATACTCTTCACATGAAAACCAGGTACAATGTTACCTTGACAACTGAAGTCACTTTGCCAATGAAGTTTCTTTAGTTTTTGGTGAAAGTAGCAAGCAAAAAAGCTTCTCAAATCCGAGTCACCGAGTGTGGGCAGGATGAGAAGCGGCTTTGAAAGGAGAGTTAGAAGGCTTTGTAAAAAGGAATTTTCAGCTAAATGCCAGAAGTCCACAAGAACTCTTTGTAAaatagttattttttaaaaaaaagttctctgtttcaaaagaaatttctgtATAAAGCTTAAGCTGAACATTTTACAAACGGCACTGCTACTGAGAGAGCTTTAGGAGAAAAGTGTCAGGTCACAGACTGGGAAAAACATCTGAGAGACTCACTGAGAAACCACCTCGCTCAAAGGACTCGGTTgcacccctctccctgcaccAGGTGTGTCCAAAGGCACTCACAGGGACAGAGCACTCCGAGTTGGGACCCCCTGGCTCCAGGGGTCCCCAACGCCTCGGGGGCTGCTGAGCCCCCCAGCCACCCCCACATCCCCTCCGAGCACCCCCAGCCATGCCCATCCCCACCACTGTTTCCAGTGCAATTTTAGCTTTGCCAAGTTAGTCTCTTTACATTATTGTCCTTGATTTTGAGAGATAAGATAGGTATCTACACCAGCTGTTAGTAAAGCTCTTGCAGACAGTGTTGCAAACAGCACTACGGACATTTCCATACAATATACAAATGCACAAAATACAGTACTTGGTTTCCTGGCAGAAAAAAGAGGGTTCATGCCTGGTGAAGCAAAATGGGCTCAGATTTTAGGCTCAAAATACAGTATATTGGCAAACAGCGGATTTGGTGAGAACGAGGAGAGAAGCTACTTAGACCAACCAGGTTTTCATGTGAGAGCAGGTGGAGGTCGGGAGGGCTGGGATCACAGCAATGCCCATACAAACAGCTGCAGTAAATATACTATGAACCAGTGCAAATAAAAACAGTCAAAAATGCAGTTCACGAGTTTACAAAGTGCAAAACTCCCCAGTCCCCTTGTTGAATAAACGCTCGTCTCTGACATCTTAAACATTGGTTTTAAGTGGAATGAAAGAGTCCCATTGGTTTGTTTCACATTTCAGTGATTTAACATGTTAGAACTATCCCAGCCCTCTTTATTTGCAAAGTGAAATGAAGTTACCAAtaacttaattttaaaaggaaagtcactatcaaagaggaaaaaagcctaAAAACTTTTATTAATTCCAGACATTTTACTGATGTCAAATAGGTTTAACTAAGCATGTAAAAACTGAGATCTTAATACAAAACCCTTTCCATTTAATTCAAATATGCTCCACATTTCAAAGCCAAAAATAAGGCCAATTCCTTTGTTAAATCAAAAGACTGCAGTGACAAGTAAAGCTTGCAGAAGTCTAGaagcatttttgtatttttttttttgatttaaaaaaggaaaattcaagATTCCTTCTGACTATAAAACTTTCCTTTCAAAATTAAGGCTTTTACTTTGTCCTTTTAAAATCCTGGAGGTGTCCATTCTCCCACGGTCCGTGGTACAGACACTGCTTCAGTACAGCTCAATGGACACAGTTTTTCTTTAGAATGCTTATTGCACTAAAAGATAGCAAAACAAGTTgtcagtttttttaaaaaataaacatgattacatttctaaaaaataaaagttgatGTTGACCATATGTTCTGTAATAATTAAATTAAAGCATTATTATTACTCtaataaatacaaaagaaacaaaaggaagctAAACttcaaacacacatacatatgaATCACATTAAGGTGTGAGAGGCAGCAAGTAAAGTagcaggtttcttttttttccaaaaagacCTTAGCTCTAAAGTTTCAGTTCTGGTGGTTACTGTATGTCATCCCAGAAAACCTGGGACATCGGATCTCACGTGAAGCTTCAACAGATTTGACATGCCAGATAGGAAAAAATTGAAACTTTTGGACTAGGTAAAACAGCAGCTTTAGTAAATTCCCCCAGGGAGCAAGAAGAGTTGGGTCACTACTGCCTGCACATGAACCACGAGCTTCTTGGATTGCTTTTGAAAGGGAACTCTTGGAGCTgagaactccaaagctgtgagaAAAGACACAAAGGCAGCCGTTGGCTAAATTAGGTTCAAATTATTGGATTAGTGTGCGAAACATCTTCCCCCCCTCACTGTTTCCTAGCTAGTGCTGTACATTCCAATGCACTTGGATATGTTCACATTCGAATGCTCGATGGCAATACTGAGAGAAAGATTCCTCAATGCACGGGGGTTAAAaacttaattattttctttttttgcacaCTTCCCTCCTCCAAACAATCACTGTGATTGTTCCTAAaaggtggtttgttttttgttttaaattacacAATAGATTTTAgtttattattactattttttttttttgcaacaatAGTTGTGCTGCCGAGCAACTTGAGGTAAAGGCAGAAGAGGGTTAAACTAcgagaaataataattaaaaaaaaatgatggcGGTGCTTCCCACAGGAGCCCGCCCCAAAAAAGCAGTTGGCTGGTTTCATATTGCATAATAGTGCTGTGTTCCTGGATGAAGTAAACAATCTTCCTCGTGTCAATTTAAGGGTGAGCCTCTCGCCCCTGCACAGCGTCAGCTCCAGCACGATGGGAGGCACAGCCCTTAAACCAACCCCCTGGAAACATACATTGTATGTGGCTTAAGTTCTCAGTTCTCCTCTCCGTGAGTGTCTCCCGGGTCATTGACTTAAGCGAAGTACATCGTGCGTAAGGTGTCTTGGTGAATCTGTACAGCCTTCGCCAGGGCCTGCGGGTCTCGCCCGTTGCTCTGTCCTGACACGTGGCTCCCTTCAGCACTGCAGGGAACGAGGGAGAGACAGGCAGGGCTGTAAATTGTATTAATTCGGATCAAAAAGCTGCTTTCGCATCTCTtcgacagaatcacagaatcactgaggttggaaatgACCTCTAAgattgagtccaacctgtgaccgatCCCAAcctcatctcccagcccagagcactgagtgccatgtccagttgtTCCTTGAACACCTGCAAgtatggggactccaccacctccctgggcagccccttccaaggcttgaccaccctttccatggagaaattcctcctgatgtccaacctgaccctgccccggcacagcttgaggccgtttccccttgacctgtcccttgttccctggaagcagagcccaacctcccctggctgccccctcctgtcagggagttgtagagagtgagaaggtTAAGGTTCCacctgagtctccttttctccagtctgagcccccccagctgctAGCCATAGGACTGATTTTCAAGACCTTTTACCAACACAGCACCAGTGACAGAACTGGACACTGAGTAATATCAACTCTTGTATTCACCCAGCAACCTTGAGGCTTTTGACAAATCTCTTCTATGGCTGCTCAGCTTGTTCATCTAAAAATAAGCCTGTTATAAATACATTGATGGCTTGAAGgttataaaatatttctgacGTACAGAGTTAGATAAGTGGAAGCACTTAACATTTGGTTCATTCATGACTACTCTGAtcctaaagcaaaaaaattaaatctgtggCTTGATTCCCTCAGACCACATCAAAGTCATAACAAAATTCTTCAGTaaactgaattcttttaatctgaGTGTTATTCAGTAGAATCCACCAACCCACTCTGGTCTGATGTAGAACAGCAGCTTCCAGGAGTGATGATCTTAACATCAGTCCTAGAGGTAACAAAAACTAAGTGCAAGACCGGCAGGAATCACCCGTAGTCAGATGGCTTTAGGCCTGACAGTGAAGGAGAGCAGTGGAGACTAAACCCTGAGCACACCCTGTGATTTACCTGTCGTGTTCCTTGTCCACGAGGTGGTAGCGTGCTCTGAATGCCACCAGGTGAGCGTAGTAGGCGGGCGCGGGGATGGAGACGGAGCGGGTGCAGCGCACGTACGTATGGCACAGCTGGTAcgtcagcagctgcagctcgtCTGCTGTGAAGCAGTTGTCATCCCACAGGACGTGGTAGTGGGAGGGACGGCTGGTTCCCTGCAGAGATGGGCATGGAGGGTCaattctctgggtttccatcAACAAGTCAGGTTTTGATGTTCAGAAAGGGCCAGGCTATCTAGTGTGAACTTCTATGTAACAGCAGCCAAACAAGTTCAGTTTTATGTCAGgtctaaatgtattttaagaTGAATAAGTCTAATATATACATGATTATATTGCTCTAAATATTcttgctaggaaaaaaaccacttctACATAACCCTCAGTGATCAACATCTGCTCCCAACATGACTAAACCATGATTACAGCACCTTTTACCTACCTTCAGATAAACTCAGAGACACATTTCCCAGAGAAATAACTGGTGCTTTTACATCCCTCCAGTTCCTGAGCACTCTAACTGCAAGTATGAACACTAGAAACTGAAGTTAAATCTTACAGTGCATCTGAATTGGGTAAATAGTTGTGCTTTAGCCAAGCTACAAGtctctctttttaaaacaaatacatcCAAAGAATTCGTTTAGTTGAGGTTCTTTATGCTTTGTTATATTAAACACAATGAGCTGCAGCTACACCCAGCATTTCTGCttcaatacaattttttttccaaggggcCAAAACCCAGCTTGCTCAGACACAGTGTAAAGGTTGACAAAAAACCCACTGAAATGATTCAAAACTGGACAAGTCATGCCCAGCCAACCTAAACAAAACTGATGACAATGTGGTCAGACTCACATGATAAAAATTTGAAGAGCaaatttttctttacattttaagCAATAGCCTGACACAagtagaaagatttttttttcagaaataacaaTGTTACAAAATAAAGCGAACTCTTTAATATAAACTTTAAAAAGCATCACTTACCATCAGTGCAAGTTCAAAGGTGCAGCAGAGACCACCTCTTAAGCAAATCATACTCTAGGTCCCACAATAATGTTTTACCTCAGATAAAACTGAGCTAAAAGAACATTTCCTGCCTAAATAACTATTTGTAAACAGGTGtcacaaaaaggagaaaaaaaccatgtTCTAAATTCACATTTACTTACACAAAGCAACCGTACCTGTATTCCAGCATGGCTACAGAGGTAAAAATCAAACTCGTAGGGGTGTGTAATGTCAGTATCTACAGTTGTCCCAGCTGGAATATTGCCACTTCGTCCAACCTAGAGAAGAGGTTTGTTAAGTGTGGCCTCAGCTGTTTATACAGCTCAACTGTAATGAAAAATACAAGTTTCTATTCACCACTGGCAAGGTTTCGGCACACGAAGTGCCACAGGACTGTTTGGAATGTGCCACTACATCAGCCTTGGAGGTTTGACAAGGACACTGGAAGGCTCTCCAGCACCTTACACAACACTGCACCTCCAGCACATCAGAACTTTCCAGCTCAGACTGAAGAGCTGCACAGACATTTGTatttagagctgccagctcccgTTTGGTTTGGACTCAGAAAAAAGGTTCCACCATTTTGTACTTTCTTCTATTACAACTGCTGGAGATTGGTCCTGAGTAGTCACATGGACTTTAGCTCCAATGTGAtgttgtgggggtttttaaCATACTTCAGGCCAATGATTTTTCAATTTGGGGCACCATTTTATCAAATCAACACTTCCCTGCATGCACAGACAACCAGATGGGAGAAGCCCACGCTAATATTTTCTCCAGCAGCCTAAAAGATCGACATGAAGCTTTCCCAAAAGGCTCCTCAGAGGGCAGTGATTACCCTTTCTGTTCTGTCAGCACAGAACAGCCGTGTATGATGTCGCTTCTGCACCACAATGTAGGTTATTCCAGGCTGGTAATCCTTCTCCAAACTAATGCAGGCTTCTCTAATGGCCAGCAGCTCATAATACAAAACCTACAAGCATAAGAACAGAGGAGTTTAGGTTTTCCTTCCATTGTGTTCAACACCTACTAACTTGGTTCAGTTAACAGTAGGCACAACTTTGGCATGCAACTCATAATCTTAGAAAGTACTTAGAGATATGTGGTTTCCCAAATTTGAAGACTTCTCTTCCCagacaggaaagcagctgcaacTCTCGTTACCCAACAAGATCAAGAAATTCTCTCCTTAAAAGTCTCAATTATTTTGTGTAAATGTAAGCAATTCAAACAGTACTAAACAAGACCTGGAGCTATTATGGAGTAACAGAATCTTTCAAGAAACCCACAACTGAACCAACCTGTCGGAACTGTCCCTCAGAGACCCCGTCCCTGTAGAAGATGATACGAGTGGGCTTGAACCGTGTTGATTTGTAGAACTGGATGAGCAGCTCCCTGACCATGGAGGCCAGGTCCTGGATGATCTCCTGCCGGGGCCGCTGGACCCTCACCGTGGCACAGTACCGGCTGGGATGAGCATCCATGCTGCCTACAACCTGGGGGGGAGAGTGCAGCAGGGAAGGCTTCAAGCTCAAATCTATACCAAaacaattaaaagcaaaaaagccaAGAGCGGCAGGTACAAGATGCTTGTGCTAAACAACAACCAGAGTAACACTTTCAACAGGAACTCGTACTTGGTACAGGTTTAACACCTTTTGCCCCCTGAAAAGCATCCTGAAATGCACCTGCAGAATTTGGCTTCTCACTAAGGCACAGTTTTATAATCCAGATAGACATTTTTCTGTGATGTTTTCTCACCTCTTACACAGAGAAAAACCTCAGCTTCCCTTAGTTACTTTAAACAAAGACACACTTTCCATAACTGCAATCAATGACAACTAAAATACCAAGGGAAAGAAGTAGGAGAGGACTGACCAAGCCTCCAATGACCACTTTGTGTTCCTGGACTGTACCAACACAAACATAAGAAATATCAACACAAACATAAGAAATATCAAAAACATTTCTGCCAAACCAGGCCTTTAATTacacttttctcctttaaaaagacaaaaaagtgtTATTGGCTAACATCACCAAGCTGTGTTATTTCCTGGAgaatatttctgcagaaatatATTATTTAACAATGCCATTTTaccttcatttaaaaattaaagagcTAAGAAACCAGTCTGAAGTATCAagcagttttttttcttttaaatacatgATTTTTAATATCGTTTGGAATGTGTACAAAGAACAGGCATAAGCCCCAAAAGATACTTGATACAGACATAGTCCATGAGTTGCATTTACTATTCTAACATTTACCcaagatgaaaaaaaccccatgtaaaTTTAATAAAACTTACAGCAGCAATGGAAGGCTTCTTTCCATCTCCAGCTGGAGGGTGAGTGACATCAGCTCCCAAAAAGATCACTGGCTGCTGGAACACAGAAggtcttcaaaaagaaaaaagtgctaAGTCACACTCATAGCTGAAGAGCTGCCACAAGGTCATCGCTCACCGTGGGGGTTGTTTCCGTCTCAGCCTTATCAGGTACCCAGGCCAAGGCTCAACAATGGGATCTTTGTGCACAAGAGCTGAACTTGGAGCCCTCCCCAGCAGAGTCCAAAACACGCTGCAAACACACTGCCAGAACTGGGGCGTGATTCTGGTGGGGAGCAGCCCCGGGGCTCCAGTGGaatggcacagctgggggcttCGGAGCCCCGATGTGAGCCTGGGGATCCCCCGAGCACCACTGAGCTACAGCACCAGCATACACATTATACTGTTCTCCAGGACTTGAGCTGCAGGATGGTCTTACACGCTGCCTCTAAAATATTCTTCCCCACACCACTGTCCCATATTTCAGCTTTGATACTGATCAAACATTTGACAAGAACCTTGGCTGAAGATCTAATGCACAGTCCAACCACCACTCTGAGCCTGTGCTGGAAGGAACTTAATTCTACCTCAAACATCCCATACTAGTATCAGAATATTTTAACTTAAAACTTGGCCACGTTTAAATTTTGGGTGCTAAGTAGCAAACGTAACCACATCtgttaaaagaaaacccaaTGCAGTCTCCAGAGTCTTACCGTTGATGAGGTACAAGGATGTTGTTGATTCCTCCTAGTTTAACATTAATCTTCAGGCACAGATTTGAGAGGGTCTGTGGAGATGTTTTAATGACGTTCTTGACCTGAACACACTGTGTGGCCATTCCCAACAGTGTATCTCCCACACGCTTCACCTCCGCTGGGAAGCAAAGGGGACAACAAGGAGACAACTTGAGTCCATTTGCTGTTAATGCTGCATTTTGACCTTGGATAAGTCACAATATTTCAGTGTACACACTCTGCAGTAACTTCTAACTTATCTGCATACTCGGACCTGCTTCCAAGTTATCTTCAGACACAAACAGTGGTTTCTAATGCCTAAAGGATGGTTCTGAGTAATTTTTAACATATTCCAGGCAACAGATTTCTCTGAATGATACCTGACCGAGCAGGTAAAGACAGAGGTGTGCCCTTACCATACACAGGTGTCTTCCCTGGCAGGATGACAATGATGAGCTGAAGCCCTGAATAGGTGTTCTTGAGGTGTCGGAACATGGGCTCCACGCTGTCTGCACCCTGGGCGTACTTGCAGAAGCAGGGCTGGCCCTGGATTGGCATCCCAGCATCCTTGGAGATCTTGCGTAGCTGGTCTGTGAAACCCCTGAAGATGAGGagattttttgatttttgtagTAGCAACAGTACACAATAACCAAAGCACAAAGGGACAGAACCATCAAAGGAGGATGATTCCAAATAGCTTCTaaagcagcatttaaaaaacttttattatgtgcaggctgtaaagctGTGAAACACCACATGGGCTAAAAAATAGTCTAGACACCTTCAATACTTTGTTCAAGATGCCAGAAGGGACTATATACAGTGATGTCACAGGACAAACACCCCACAGCGTACCCGGTACAGTGTTTTGACTGTAGCTTCCAGCACAGAAGCAAACCAGCCTGGATTCTCTCCCTAACATCTCACATTAAACTCAGGTAAAATGCTCATTGTAATCCTAAATTCATGTTTCACTCCATTAAGAGAACAGTCCAAAGCCTGAACCACGACATGCCTTACTTCAGAATTTCTTCTCTGCACTGTCTCTGTGTTGCAAAGCAAGCTATGGCCCACATCTTGATCTCCACCCCAGTGTGGAACTGCTTCCCTCGCATGTCCCACACACCGTGGCTTGGTGTTGCCACGGTTCGATTCTGGGGAAACAAAAGCAACAGACACTCAAGTGACTGAAAAAGAAGCAGCTAGTGCTATTTACAGTTTCAGGATAACAAAAGAGTTTATTATACAAAGTCTGATCCCTGAAGAGTCAAGGTGTACATGAAATCTCTCCTCAAAAcggaaagcagaggaaaaggaaagcctCACCCGTCCTCCATACTGCAGcatgggggctgggagcacacgCCCCGTCACGTGGGCCATCTCATCCCGCACTTTGAACTGGAACTCTTGGACAAATGGATCTGCATCATAATTTGCGCTTCTCACCTAGGAGAGATTTTTCCATGTTACAGAAGTATCTGATTATAACCCATATAACAAACAACAGGCTAACAGGAACATTGCAGAAGCGTTGTTACAGCAATTTCATTGAAAAAGGCTCAGATTTAATTGCTCAATACTATCAACCCATCCCCAGTGAAAACAATTACTGCCATGAGATATATTGGATGAGATGGTTTCTGCTCCCTTCATTACTCAAGTGCTCATTTTCAGTTTGTTCATCCAAAACCATTTTGTTTCCTCACAGTAAATTAAGCGTAGAGATGAGAATGCAAGAGCCTGTACTAGACTCAAGCTATCATTGCAGGCCATTTTAAATaaatcctattaaaaaaaagtagttgAAATCTGTTAAGTTAAAGGATGAGGAGGAATGAAAAGACTAGGAAGTTTTGCATGGATGTAATCCAGCCCAATGTCACTCTGAGCAGTGTCCCACTGAGCTGGGAGTGAGGCACTCACCAGTCTGCTGATCTCCTCCTGCCTGTCTGGGGCAGACCTGGCTGTTGCTTTTATCATGGTCGATGTCTGATTGTCTGTCAGCTTCTTGATGCACCTCTGGCCAGCCACGATGTTACACACCTGCAGGGGAAACCAGGAGTATTAACTCACACCAGAAGCACTCAGATTGCACCACACTGTACACACACAATACTATGCTGTCACTATAAACCACAACCCCAGCACGTTTAAGCAACTGCCTGTTCTTTCTCATAGTTCTAAACTTTAAAGCCCTTTGGGTTGCAGACAGTCTTTAGGGAAATTCAAGAGTGATGAACATGTAAACCTGTAAACACACTTGTATTGCAAAGAGCATCGATTCTTAATGTTTTGCAAACTGATAGaacccacccaaacccagctgATCTATTAGAGTAAGGCTCTTACTTCTAAAGGCAGGTAGGTGTGTTTTTGTTCCTGTCCCACTTGCAGACAAGGAAGGTGAGGGTATTTCAGCTGGAGGTTGTATTTCTCTCTGAAATACTGTGCTACTGTCCTCTCCACAGTCTGGCCATTTTCTAGTTGTAAAGGAAAGCTGAAAAGACAGACATTTTAGTAAAATATTAGTTGTCAAATACCATCATCCCAAAATTAATGGTCCTGTTACTCAGTGTGAAACTATCACACATTTCATGCTCTGACAAAAAGCCTCTTACGTTTGATGACTTGCAGGCCGTCTCGTTACATTACAGACACGGTACTTCCTTCTCATTGTCCCACAGTGAGTCACTTCTACCTTTAGACCTGCATAAAAGCATCAAAAAAACTGATGCCATAACTACACAAAAATGTACACAGGAGACACAAGGTTTCAAATGAGCATAACCGCTTTGGGGTCAGCATCAAATAGCACAAATATAAGAAATTATTATTCTCGAAACATTTTTACTTTCATTATAATTTGAGTTCTGACTAATCCTGATTACTATCCTCAGAAAGATATTTAGAACATTTTAGAATATTTAACGTTCAGTGTCTTTTGAATTTTCTgtagcagtttcatttaaacaGCATTGACTGAACTTGGAGAGCTGTTTTCACCATATCCTCTTGCTCTCATCCTTAATCTTGTACATCTCTCCAAACTATCAGTTCCAATGTAATTgaaatttaaaagacaaaaaacaaaCGTTTCTACTTTCCCCCCAGCTTTGTGTCCACATTCAGCctgtaattttctttaatttcactGACCAAGTTTAACTTTGCATTTTGAGCATCTCGTCTCAAAGCACACAGCCTACACACCAGAGCCTCTCCAGACTTATCTCTGCCCACGATAATCATGACAGTGGCAGCTCCGAGAGGCTCTGGGGGCTGTTGCTGTGACTGTGCACACACTGTGCTGTTCACACAGAGCAGCCTCAACATCTGCTGGGAGCACTGAGCTTATCACACAAGGGCTGCACAGCATTCATACACTGCTGTCTTTCCCCAGCTCCACAGGACAGAAGGCAGCTAAAAACAGAGCCTGGGTACTCAAAGGATTCACCTACAGTAGTAAAGTCTAGTATTAGTGAAGTCCAGTAGTAAAGGCCTTTGAGAGACCAACTGGATGGCTCATCTTGTCGAGGCTCGTGTGGATTGGGGACCACTGACTGAACACCCACCCAAAATCAGGTCCCCAGGTACCAGACACCAGACTGTTTCGTTTACTGGGGACACAGACACCACAAAGAAGCACTGACTGTACCGCCTTGCTCCCTGACAACACTAATTGCATGAAGAACTCAGAGGATGGCACAGTCAAAAATAAACCACCACTGCCCTGACATGGCATTAAGAGAAAATAGAGAACTATGGGGCACTGTGACCACAGACAAGGGCTGATGAACACAGAGATATCTGGAactcattctctgctctgtcatTACTCTGCTGTGACACTACCAAGGCAGTGCCCTCCCCCAGTGCTGCTCACACACAGCCAGCTCTAATGCAGGGCTTGTTTTGCTGTACAGGGTAACATCCTGGCTGGAGCTCCCAGACCCTACAGCAGCAAAGGGGTAACTTTCAGTATTTTCTGGCTCTGGTAACAGAGCCTCTGAGGCACCTGAGATCAAGCAGAGGCAGTTTCTCAGTCTCCAGTTACCTGCCCTACAGAATGAAGACAGGCAGATGTAAAAGGGGACATGCTAGGACTAGCACAAAATAACTCCTGTAAGTCTTTTTTCAGTCATGACTGTTCCCTTTATGCCTATAGTTCAAATTTACTTTTTAGCTGCCCAGTATTTCACTAGTGTCTAATCTTGCATCGAGTGTTTAAGAGCTGAGCTCCTTCAAGGCTTTTCTCTCTGCAAATTACACAGGAATGGAGGATATGGGAAAATACAAACCCAAGTAGCATATATGGAGTGAAACCACTCAAACCAGCAGCTTATGCAATTCCTTTGGA encodes:
- the LOC138121985 gene encoding protein argonaute-3 isoform X2 codes for the protein MCEVLDIHNIDEQPRPLTDSHRVKFTKEIKGLKVEVTHCGTMRRKYRVCNVTRRPASHQTFPLQLENGQTVERTVAQYFREKYNLQLKYPHLPCLQVGQEQKHTYLPLEVCNIVAGQRCIKKLTDNQTSTMIKATARSAPDRQEEISRLVRSANYDADPFVQEFQFKVRDEMAHVTGRVLPAPMLQYGGRNRTVATPSHGVWDMRGKQFHTGVEIKMWAIACFATQRQCREEILKGFTDQLRKISKDAGMPIQGQPCFCKYAQGADSVEPMFRHLKNTYSGLQLIIVILPGKTPVYAEVKRVGDTLLGMATQCVQVKNVIKTSPQTLSNLCLKINVKLGGINNILVPHQRPSVFQQPVIFLGADVTHPPAGDGKKPSIAAVVGSMDAHPSRYCATVRVQRPRQEIIQDLASMVRELLIQFYKSTRFKPTRIIFYRDGVSEGQFRQVLYYELLAIREACISLEKDYQPGITYIVVQKRHHTRLFCADRTERVGRSGNIPAGTTVDTDITHPYEFDFYLCSHAGIQGTSRPSHYHVLWDDNCFTADELQLLTYQLCHTYVRCTRSVSIPAPAYYAHLVAFRARYHLVDKEHDSAEGSHVSGQSNGRDPQALAKAVQIHQDTLRTMYFA
- the LOC138121985 gene encoding protein argonaute-3 isoform X1 — encoded protein: MEIGSAGPVGAQPLLMVPRRPGYGTMGKPIKLLANCFQVEIPKIDVYLYEVDIKPDKCPRRVNRDVVDSMVQHFKVTIFGDRRPVYDGKRSLYTANPLPVATTGVDLDVTLPGEGGKDRPFKVSIKFVSRVSWHLLHEVLTGRTLPEPLELDKPISTNPVHAVDVVLRHLPSMKYTPVGRSFFSAPEGYDHPLGGGREVWFGFHQSVRPAMWKMMLNIDVSATAFYKAQPVIQFMCEVLDIHNIDEQPRPLTDSHRVKFTKEIKGLKVEVTHCGTMRRKYRVCNVTRRPASHQTFPLQLENGQTVERTVAQYFREKYNLQLKYPHLPCLQVGQEQKHTYLPLEVCNIVAGQRCIKKLTDNQTSTMIKATARSAPDRQEEISRLVRSANYDADPFVQEFQFKVRDEMAHVTGRVLPAPMLQYGGRNRTVATPSHGVWDMRGKQFHTGVEIKMWAIACFATQRQCREEILKGFTDQLRKISKDAGMPIQGQPCFCKYAQGADSVEPMFRHLKNTYSGLQLIIVILPGKTPVYAEVKRVGDTLLGMATQCVQVKNVIKTSPQTLSNLCLKINVKLGGINNILVPHQRPSVFQQPVIFLGADVTHPPAGDGKKPSIAAVVGSMDAHPSRYCATVRVQRPRQEIIQDLASMVRELLIQFYKSTRFKPTRIIFYRDGVSEGQFRQVLYYELLAIREACISLEKDYQPGITYIVVQKRHHTRLFCADRTERVGRSGNIPAGTTVDTDITHPYEFDFYLCSHAGIQGTSRPSHYHVLWDDNCFTADELQLLTYQLCHTYVRCTRSVSIPAPAYYAHLVAFRARYHLVDKEHDSAEGSHVSGQSNGRDPQALAKAVQIHQDTLRTMYFA